Below is a window of Desulfurococcus amylolyticus Z-533 DNA.
TTTCCTCAGATATACACAATAGTTGACTATAAGGCGGGCTAGATTAGAGATCCTGGGGTCCGCCATGCAATACACCAATGATTTAAAATGATCGAATACGATAAAATAATTTTAGGTGTCCCATATGCACCCTGAGTTAATCGAGGCATTAAATAAGCAGTTGAACCAGGAACTCAGGAATGCCTACCTCTACTTCTCCATGGCATCCTTCCTCGACTATAAGGGGCTACATGGATTCTCGCACTTCTTCAAGATACAGGCGAAGGAGGAGCTAGAGCATGCCTTAAAAATATACCAGTTCATCAATGATAGAGGGGATATGGTAGTACTCCAGGGGATAGATGCACCCAGGCGTGAGTGGAGGGATATAGTGGAGTTGGCAAGCGATTTCTATAATGCTGAGCGGGAGAATACTGAGAGGATATGGAGATTGATGGATCTAGCCAGGAGACACGGTGATAAAGCATGTGAGGTATTCCTGGAGTGGTTCATTAACGAGCAGGTTGAAGAGGAGAAGAACGCATTAGAGCTCCTGGGGAAAGTTAAAATGATAGGTGACAATATAGGGGCCTTATTAATGCTTGACAGAGTTCTTGCGGAGAGGAAATGATGTATTTAAACAGGGTTGAAAGATTGGGAAGCCTTGGAGTGGGAAAGGGGAAAGTATTTGCAAGCCTCAATCCTAGAGGATTTTTCAAGGGCTCTCTCACTATCCTTAATACTTGAAGCTTCTGCATGGCCTAAGCCAGGCAACGTACATAGGCTTAGGGATAGACCTGATCTAAGGTACGAGGCGTTCCTGGCTACAGGGGTTATGGCCTACAGTTATTTCAGGAGGGGTATTAAACGAGGCTTGAATGGATGGCGTAGCATAGTGCTTGGTGATCTGATCTATGGATTAGTCTCTGACTCCATGAGGAAAACCCCTTCATCCAATACATGCCTTGGCTCCAGTACGCTCTTAATCCCCCTCAGTCTTGGTCTAGGACGCTGTATTGCAAAGGGGATCCCTGGATTAGAGTGTGTGATAGAGGGGGCCATGGAGGCGCTTAACGGGGCTGGTGTGTGGGACACTATATATTACTATAGAGCCGTGAGAACGGCCTCACCAAGCTATCTTAAGCCAAGCGATGACACGGGGGAATATGTAAACATATGGGATCCGCATTACGCTAGGAAACTAGCTGAGAAAAATACTCGGCTAATAGACGTCTTAAAGTATAGTTCTAGAATAGATGTGGTGGCCGATGAGCTGGTTAACGGATATAAACGCTCCATCGCTTCGGAGAGATTTCTTAGAGAGCGATTCAACCTGCATGGTGACTGGAATAGAAGCGTTGTTGAGACATACCTGTACATCCTCATGGAAAACAATGATACAATAGTGTTGTTAAAGCATGGGGCTGGAATGGTAGAATATGTGAAAAAGAGGGCGGAGGATGTTCTCTTAATGGTTCTCAAGGATAATAGTAGCGAGTGGGTGAAACCTGTCATGCTTCTCGATGAGGAATTATACAGGCTTAAAGTAAATCCAGGTGCCATAGCCGATCTCACAGTATCCTCGATAGCTTTATTCCTGTTGAAGAATATTATCCAGGGTGATGCTTTTCTAAAACCTAGTACCGTTTAAACCTCTCCTCTAGATCAACCCTTCCCCGTGGATGATACCCAAGTGCTTCCCAGTATCCATCCCTGTACTCCTCGCTAAGGATTATCCTTGAAACCCATTTAGCGCTCTTCCAGCCGTATAGATGTGGTATTATTAGCCTGGCTGGGTATCCATGCAGGATATCGAGTGGTTTACCATTCATTTCCAACGCTACTATTCCTTTAACCCCGTCACTATACGGGACTATTGTTGTGTACCCGTCGAGGCTCTCCGTGAACATCCATTTCACATTGTGACGTGGAGCCGCTATCTCCATAATCCTTGAGAGCCTGACTCCCGTGAACTCGAGGCCTCCCACGCTCCAGCCTGTTACACAGTGGAAATTCACCCTAAGCGTTTCCACCCCTAGTTCATAGAGGTCTTTCAGTGACAGGCTCACCGGTTTTTCAACGCTCCCAACTACTTCTAAACGCCATCTGGCCACATCTATTGATGGTACTCCGAGTATATTGTATACAATCATGTTAGGTATATATGTTTGCCCAGGGGCTCCGGGCCCCTCCTCATTGTTGGTATGGAGCTCCCTGAGGGGATTATACATATTCTCGAATCTAACCAGGTGAACGTAGCCTCTTGGTATAGTGAATAATATGCGTGAAGCCCTATTGTTTCTCACTACTATACGTACACTTATGTACTCACCACTTGTATCTAACGCTCTGTATTTAAACCTGTACAACATATGTGTGGATCCAATGGATTCATTCGAGTCGAAGACTAGGATTCCCTTCCCAGCATCCTTGAACACGGCTTCTAGGTGTTTTTCAATAATACCTCTTACATCGCTTATATCATTGATAACCGCTGCCTCCTCTATAACACAGTCCACTACTACTTCAACACCTTTACTCTTTAACCCCTCGTTTGCAGTGGTATAGCACTTCAATTCAACCACCTATCGGGTTATAAGTTGTAATAATTTATAATATTATTAATGAGGTGAACTATATGAGCGATGAGCTACCTGATTCATTAAGGCTGAAGCTCTACAAGAAGTATGTTTCAGCAATCACTAGGAAGAGCAGTGAGGTGGATAAAACACGGGTTGAAAAACCCGAGGATGTGGTGTGGAGTAAATTAACGGATGAAAAAGCGAGGGAGCTCATGAATAAGCTTAAAGCACTCTACCCCGATATTTACCAGGTACTCGTTGGAGAGCTATATAAGTTATTGAAGGACGGGGTTTTAAAGGAGCTGGATGGTTTAACCGCGTATAGTATTATAAAGGCTCTAGGACTGAATATACGCCCGGATATAAGGATAAAGTTTGTTAAGGATGGTAAGGAAGTAGATCTCGATGAATACATGAAGTAGAGTATTTTAGAAGAGTAGGGAGGATAGGAAAAAGAGAGCCTTTAACCAAAACTACAGGGAGCTATTTAACACCGTACATCGTTAATGCTAATACAGCCATCTTCGTCCATAAACCGTTCTCTGCTTGTTCATATATGACTGATTTCCTTGGGTTGTCTATTACCTCGTCATCTGCCTCATATCCCCTGAATATTGGGAGGACGTGCATTAATACGCCATGCTTATCCATCAAGTCCATTAGGCTACGTGTCACCTTCCAGTTCTTATACTTCTCATATATCTTTAATTCCTCATCCTTGAATTTACTGTATCCGAGCTTGACTAGTTGTGGGGAAGCCCAGTTCCTCGGGAACACCGCATGCGCACCCCTGACAGCCTCCTCAAGGTTATCAGTGAACTCTATTGTGCTACCATGTTCTCTTGCCAGCTGCTTAGCCTTTTCAACCAGCTCTGGGTCTAGGTCGAAACCTGGTGGTCTAGCCACTACTACATCTACTCCGAAGCGTGGGAACAGTATCATGTCCTCCTGGACGCTGCACCACCCTCTTATCTCAGGGCTGTATGCCCACATTATGACATACTTTTTGCCTTCCGCGTTTCCGAATCTCTCCCTGAAGGTGAATATGTCGGCTAACCCCTGTGTTGGATGGAACTTGTCGTCAGCCATGTTTATTACTGGTATATTTGCTGCGTCAGCCATCTCCCTTATATACGCGTTACCAACTCCATATAGGTAATCTATGGCTTTATCCAGGATTCTAATCCCTAATCCATGGCCATAGACATCGTACATAGCTGCGACATCTTTAACGGCTTCGCCGGCTTTCTCCTGCTTCCCGAAGGCCATGCGTGTCGTTGTTGCATCAATGAATGCTGCATGTCCACCTAGGAATACCATGGCTGACTCGAAGGCTGCCCTCGTCCTCGTTGATGGTGCGAAGAATAACATGTAGAATACCTTTCTCTCTAGGATCTTTGGTAATGCCTCTACACCATAGTAGTGTGCTATCTCTTTGAACTCCTTAGCTAGTCTAAGCGTT
It encodes the following:
- a CDS encoding ferritin, translated to MHPELIEALNKQLNQELRNAYLYFSMASFLDYKGLHGFSHFFKIQAKEELEHALKIYQFINDRGDMVVLQGIDAPRREWRDIVELASDFYNAERENTERIWRLMDLARRHGDKACEVFLEWFINEQVEEEKNALELLGKVKMIGDNIGALLMLDRVLAERK
- a CDS encoding triphosphoribosyl-dephospho-CoA synthase, which encodes MQASILEDFSRALSLSLILEASAWPKPGNVHRLRDRPDLRYEAFLATGVMAYSYFRRGIKRGLNGWRSIVLGDLIYGLVSDSMRKTPSSNTCLGSSTLLIPLSLGLGRCIAKGIPGLECVIEGAMEALNGAGVWDTIYYYRAVRTASPSYLKPSDDTGEYVNIWDPHYARKLAEKNTRLIDVLKYSSRIDVVADELVNGYKRSIASERFLRERFNLHGDWNRSVVETYLYILMENNDTIVLLKHGAGMVEYVKKRAEDVLLMVLKDNSSEWVKPVMLLDEELYRLKVNPGAIADLTVSSIALFLLKNIIQGDAFLKPSTV
- a CDS encoding molybdopterin-dependent oxidoreductase, whose translation is MVELKCYTTANEGLKSKGVEVVVDCVIEEAAVINDISDVRGIIEKHLEAVFKDAGKGILVFDSNESIGSTHMLYRFKYRALDTSGEYISVRIVVRNNRASRILFTIPRGYVHLVRFENMYNPLRELHTNNEEGPGAPGQTYIPNMIVYNILGVPSIDVARWRLEVVGSVEKPVSLSLKDLYELGVETLRVNFHCVTGWSVGGLEFTGVRLSRIMEIAAPRHNVKWMFTESLDGYTTIVPYSDGVKGIVALEMNGKPLDILHGYPARLIIPHLYGWKSAKWVSRIILSEEYRDGYWEALGYHPRGRVDLEERFKRY
- a CDS encoding ornithine carbamoyltransferase; its protein translation is MPALRHLVRELSGRDLISTLDWSDEELEITLRLAKEFKEIAHYYGVEALPKILERKVFYMLFFAPSTRTRAAFESAMVFLGGHAAFIDATTTRMAFGKQEKAGEAVKDVAAMYDVYGHGLGIRILDKAIDYLYGVGNAYIREMADAANIPVINMADDKFHPTQGLADIFTFRERFGNAEGKKYVIMWAYSPEIRGWCSVQEDMILFPRFGVDVVVARPPGFDLDPELVEKAKQLAREHGSTIEFTDNLEEAVRGAHAVFPRNWASPQLVKLGYSKFKDEELKIYEKYKNWKVTRSLMDLMDKHGVLMHVLPIFRGYEADDEVIDNPRKSVIYEQAENGLWTKMAVLALTMYGVK